In Bacteroidales bacterium, one DNA window encodes the following:
- a CDS encoding LysM peptidoglycan-binding domain-containing protein, with product MCKFKLLVLIFLLGFTVAKGQEIEPVNDTLKGVSEFEAEFLSADEAFSTDTLTFPDTIPNAELLKDGPILDMLDSLFHSILFAGNGFTADTAALNIYGFKANEVPTYPDSVYFDRISRLNALTPIELTFNWHVKNFINLYAVNRRELSSRILGLAELYFPLFEEHLDRLNLPLELKYLAVVESALIPNARSRAGATGLWQFMYGTGKMYGLNVSSFVDDRSDPYKSTVAAAEHLRDLYKLYNDWLLALAAYNSGAGNVNRAIRRSGGKMNFWEISPYLPRETRGYVPAFIAVVYVMNHAAEHNLYPVTPAFMHYDIDTVMVKDVLSFEQISEKLAIPMEQLSFLNPAYRHGIIPATTGKDYVLRLPKRYITEFFNHEQALYTYKTQKGIERESLVAKMANIKEEQYHRVKSGETLGGIASRYKVSVNNLKTWNNLKNNTIHPGQRLMVYTGSNYKAPSAKTETAANSSEGAAYHTVKRGENLGLIAGKYKCSITDLKSWNNLKSNTIHVNQKLIVSDPGKARQTEVIAKNNPGQNAKFVYYTVQQGDTLWDIAKKYDGVTVEQIKSWNNITNAHRLKPGQKIKVGIAG from the coding sequence ATGTGCAAATTCAAACTTCTAGTCCTTATATTCCTACTTGGTTTTACAGTCGCAAAAGGCCAGGAAATTGAACCAGTTAATGATACTTTGAAAGGCGTAAGTGAATTTGAGGCAGAGTTCTTATCAGCTGATGAAGCTTTTAGTACCGATACCCTTACTTTTCCCGACACTATTCCAAATGCTGAATTATTAAAAGACGGGCCTATCCTTGATATGCTCGACAGTTTGTTTCATTCAATTCTGTTTGCCGGAAATGGTTTCACTGCCGATACCGCTGCACTGAATATATACGGCTTCAAAGCAAACGAAGTCCCAACATATCCCGACTCTGTTTATTTTGACCGTATCAGCAGGTTGAATGCCCTTACGCCTATTGAGTTAACGTTCAACTGGCATGTCAAAAACTTCATCAACCTGTATGCCGTTAACAGAAGGGAACTCAGTTCGAGAATTCTTGGCCTGGCAGAACTTTACTTTCCTTTGTTTGAGGAGCACCTTGACCGTTTGAACCTGCCGCTAGAGCTGAAATACCTGGCTGTCGTTGAGTCTGCGCTTATACCCAATGCCCGCTCCCGTGCCGGAGCCACCGGCCTTTGGCAATTCATGTACGGAACCGGGAAAATGTATGGCCTTAATGTAAGCTCTTTTGTTGACGATCGCAGCGATCCTTACAAATCAACTGTGGCGGCAGCAGAGCATCTGCGGGATCTGTATAAACTTTACAACGACTGGCTGCTTGCGCTGGCAGCATACAATAGTGGAGCCGGCAATGTAAACCGAGCTATACGCCGTTCAGGTGGCAAAATGAATTTCTGGGAAATCAGCCCTTACCTGCCACGCGAAACACGTGGTTATGTTCCTGCATTTATTGCCGTAGTATATGTCATGAACCATGCTGCTGAGCATAACCTTTACCCGGTTACCCCTGCTTTTATGCATTATGATATTGACACTGTAATGGTTAAGGATGTTCTTTCTTTTGAGCAAATTTCAGAAAAACTTGCGATCCCAATGGAACAGCTTAGCTTCCTGAACCCTGCTTACCGTCATGGAATTATACCAGCAACTACCGGAAAGGATTATGTGTTACGACTACCAAAGCGATACATTACTGAGTTTTTCAACCATGAACAAGCTCTTTATACGTATAAGACCCAAAAAGGCATTGAGCGCGAAAGCCTCGTAGCTAAAATGGCCAATATAAAAGAAGAACAATACCACCGTGTAAAAAGTGGTGAGACCCTCGGTGGAATTGCCAGCCGTTATAAGGTTTCAGTAAACAATCTTAAAACCTGGAACAATCTAAAAAATAATACGATCCATCCAGGACAACGGCTAATGGTTTATACCGGAAGTAATTATAAGGCGCCTTCTGCCAAAACGGAAACGGCGGCCAATTCGTCAGAAGGGGCGGCTTATCATACCGTAAAACGTGGTGAAAATCTTGGTTTGATAGCAGGAAAATATAAATGTTCCATCACTGATTTGAAGAGTTGGAATAACCTAAAAAGCAATACAATTCATGTAAACCAGAAATTGATTGTTTCAGATCCAGGAAAAGCACGGCAAACTGAAGTAATTGCAAAAAACAACCCGGGTCAAAATGCTAAATTCGTTTATTACACGGTGCAGCAAGGTGATACATTATGGGATATTGCAAAAAAGTATGATGGTGTTACGGTTGAGCAAATTAAATCCTGGAATAATATCACCAATGCCCATCGCTTGAAACCCGGTCAGAAAATCAAAGTTGGCATTGCCGGGTAG
- a CDS encoding transporter substrate-binding domain-containing protein: MIEKWKSGRTTFLSILLTFVILLSCSNNSRNTNPALVVEKSGLSAILERGKLIAVTDLGSTSYFIYRGEPMGYQYELLQSFARHLGVELEIHVESDPEISIQKLNAGQYDLVAKSLFVTHDRKDKVAFSDPMMETRQVLVQRKPANWRQMRTWEAVEKELIRSPIDLDGKTIYLQRNTAFYDRLVNLQKEIGIHINVIEVADKDTEDLVAMVARGEIEYTMSNENLAMVSGKYYPDLDVQTPLGLSQNTGWAVRRANDDLLDTLNAWWAEFAKSAHASLLYERYFNNPLGLHAGQLEFHSRKGGRISHYDDVIRKYSKLLEWDWRLLASLIYQESKFSHEVTSHAGAFGIMQMMPATAIELGIDSASTAIEHIAAGVKYLRWLDKQFIEDISDPVERQKFVLAAYNAGIAHVFDARRLAIKNNKNPNIWENNVDYYLRNKSKPEYYLDEVVQYGYCRGEEPYKYVTEILNRYGHYRTAIRN; the protein is encoded by the coding sequence ATGATTGAAAAATGGAAATCAGGCAGGACAACATTTCTGAGTATCTTACTCACCTTTGTGATCCTACTTTCCTGCTCAAATAATTCCCGGAATACAAACCCTGCCCTTGTTGTTGAAAAATCTGGACTTAGCGCTATCCTTGAAAGAGGTAAGCTAATTGCTGTTACTGATTTAGGGTCAACCAGTTATTTTATTTACCGGGGCGAGCCAATGGGCTACCAATATGAGTTGCTGCAATCTTTTGCAAGGCATTTGGGTGTTGAGCTTGAAATACACGTGGAAAGTGATCCCGAAATCTCAATTCAGAAGCTCAATGCAGGGCAGTATGATTTGGTGGCCAAAAGTTTATTTGTAACTCACGATCGCAAAGATAAGGTAGCATTTTCCGACCCAATGATGGAAACCCGCCAGGTTCTGGTGCAGCGCAAACCTGCCAACTGGCGGCAAATGCGCACCTGGGAGGCAGTTGAAAAAGAACTTATCCGCAGCCCCATTGACCTTGATGGCAAAACCATTTATTTACAGCGGAATACTGCATTTTATGACCGCCTCGTCAATTTGCAAAAAGAAATTGGCATTCATATCAATGTGATAGAAGTTGCTGACAAAGACACCGAAGACCTTGTTGCAATGGTGGCAAGGGGCGAGATCGAATACACAATGAGCAACGAGAATCTTGCAATGGTAAGTGGCAAATATTATCCCGACCTGGATGTTCAAACACCGCTGGGGCTTTCGCAAAATACCGGATGGGCCGTTAGACGAGCGAACGACGACCTTTTGGATACACTCAATGCATGGTGGGCTGAATTTGCAAAAAGTGCACACGCCAGTTTGCTGTACGAACGCTATTTCAACAATCCGCTCGGATTGCATGCCGGCCAGCTTGAATTTCATTCCCGCAAAGGCGGGCGCATTTCTCATTATGACGATGTTATCCGAAAATACAGCAAATTATTAGAGTGGGACTGGCGTTTACTTGCTTCGCTGATCTACCAGGAATCAAAATTTAGCCATGAAGTAACTTCTCATGCCGGAGCTTTTGGTATCATGCAGATGATGCCTGCAACGGCAATTGAATTGGGCATTGATTCAGCCTCAACCGCCATTGAGCATATTGCAGCAGGCGTCAAATACCTCCGATGGCTTGATAAGCAATTCATAGAGGATATTTCCGATCCTGTTGAAAGGCAGAAGTTTGTGCTGGCCGCATACAATGCAGGTATTGCCCACGTATTTGATGCCCGTCGCCTGGCCATTAAGAACAACAAAAATCCCAACATTTGGGAGAATAATGTTGATTATTACTTGCGGAACAAATCAAAACCGGAATATTATCTTGACGAGGTGGTTCAGTATGGCTATTGCCGAGGCGAGGAACCATATAAATATGTAACAGAAATTCTGAACCGTTACGGGCACTACCGCACAGCAATCAGGAACTGA
- a CDS encoding NmrA family NAD(P)-binding protein, producing MKTYVITGATGNTGKHIAMGLLEKGQKVRIISRNAEKAKELTDQGAELFLGDTTNKELLLKAFKGADAVYAMIPFDMNAIDYTEMQLSHGRTIAEAIKEAGVKYVVFLSSVGAHLIEGAGVVQGLERTERLLNSITGLNTMHLRAAYFMENTMAQIGAIKYMGMMASPVPGDLEVPMVATKDIAQVALNHLLNLDFKGTNHKYVLGQRDVSYDEVARLFGNAIGMPDLKYNAVSIAEGKAAMMQMGMGESATDSLLEFVSALNDGRVLEDARRDEHNTTPTSIEDFAHTFAYVYNMKQE from the coding sequence ATGAAAACTTATGTGATAACTGGCGCTACCGGAAATACCGGAAAGCACATAGCAATGGGATTATTGGAAAAAGGGCAAAAAGTTCGCATCATCAGCCGCAATGCCGAAAAAGCTAAAGAGCTCACGGATCAAGGTGCTGAATTGTTCCTGGGCGACACAACCAACAAGGAATTGCTTTTAAAAGCGTTCAAAGGTGCTGATGCTGTTTATGCCATGATCCCTTTTGACATGAACGCAATAGATTATACGGAAATGCAATTGAGTCATGGCAGAACTATTGCCGAAGCAATCAAAGAAGCCGGAGTTAAGTACGTTGTGTTCCTGAGCAGTGTTGGGGCGCACCTGATTGAGGGCGCAGGTGTTGTGCAAGGTCTGGAGCGAACCGAAAGATTGCTCAACTCCATCACCGGATTGAATACAATGCATTTACGTGCTGCATATTTTATGGAAAATACAATGGCACAAATTGGAGCGATAAAATATATGGGAATGATGGCCTCACCGGTGCCTGGTGATCTGGAAGTTCCAATGGTTGCCACCAAAGATATTGCACAGGTGGCATTGAATCATTTGCTGAATCTTGATTTTAAAGGAACTAATCATAAGTATGTGCTCGGACAACGTGATGTTTCCTACGACGAAGTAGCCCGGCTGTTTGGCAATGCCATTGGCATGCCCGATCTGAAATATAATGCCGTAAGCATTGCTGAAGGAAAAGCGGCAATGATGCAAATGGGTATGGGCGAAAGTGCAACAGACAGTCTCCTGGAATTTGTTTCAGCCCTGAATGATGGCCGGGTTCTGGAAGATGCCAGACGCGATGAGCACAATACAACCCCCACTTCAATCGAAGATTTTGCCCACACTTTTGCTTATGTATACAATATGAAGCAGGAATAA
- a CDS encoding NAD(P)-binding domain-containing protein, with the protein MKKIGILGSGDVAKALAAGFIKYGYDVMLGSRDASKLDEWQKQSGGKTGTFADAAAFANILVLAVKGGAAISALQLAGSDNLKRKTIIDATNPIADAAPVNGVLQFSTSLSESLMEKLQQSFPEANFVKAFNSVGSHLMVNPNFPGIMPSMFICGNNAQAKEDVTSILDLFGWETEDMGTVEAARAIEPLCMLWCIPGFNRNQWIHAFKLLKA; encoded by the coding sequence ATGAAAAAAATTGGAATCCTTGGATCTGGTGATGTTGCCAAGGCGCTGGCAGCCGGATTTATAAAGTATGGTTATGATGTGATGCTTGGTTCGCGAGATGCCTCTAAATTGGATGAATGGCAGAAGCAAAGCGGTGGTAAAACAGGTACTTTTGCTGATGCTGCTGCATTTGCGAATATCCTTGTTCTTGCGGTAAAGGGCGGGGCTGCGATTTCAGCGCTTCAACTTGCCGGATCGGACAATCTGAAACGTAAAACCATTATTGATGCCACCAATCCTATTGCCGATGCAGCTCCGGTAAATGGTGTATTGCAGTTTAGTACTTCTTTGTCTGAATCGCTGATGGAAAAGTTGCAGCAAAGTTTCCCGGAAGCAAATTTTGTGAAAGCCTTTAACAGCGTCGGTAGTCACTTAATGGTGAACCCAAACTTTCCCGGAATAATGCCAAGCATGTTTATCTGTGGCAACAATGCACAGGCAAAAGAAGATGTAACGTCAATACTAGACCTCTTTGGCTGGGAAACAGAAGACATGGGTACGGTTGAAGCAGCGCGTGCAATTGAACCGCTATGCATGCTTTGGTGCATTCCGGGTTTTAACCGGAACCAATGGATTCATGCATTCAAACTATTAAAAGCCTGA
- a CDS encoding DUF4837 family protein, giving the protein MMKRIKNIPFIFITFLVLSSCNSEERIIANSTGKSSEMLVVIEKQHWNGAVGNEIKAFFGQDMEGLPQPEALFNFYTIPEADFSSIFQVHRNIFIASIRPEHTQPYIETKRDLWAKPQRVIKINAASDSAFLRLFHEHKNSFLKLYDQAERERIQKAYSSVTEHTIKNEMVENFGFSLTVPSGFYIAKKSQDFMWIRRETLEFSQALLIYTYDYKDTADFKQRPVLGTRDFFTKQHVPGTFEGTYMSVAGDFIVPVSQRIDFNGRFAVETRGLWEIKGDFMGGPFINYTLVNEAGNKIVALDAYVYAPNERKRDLVRQLEAIIYTYEPAKN; this is encoded by the coding sequence ATGATGAAGCGGATCAAGAATATTCCTTTCATTTTTATCACTTTTCTGGTTTTGTCTTCGTGCAATTCAGAAGAACGGATCATTGCTAACTCAACAGGCAAATCGTCAGAAATGCTTGTTGTGATCGAAAAACAACATTGGAACGGGGCCGTTGGAAACGAAATAAAGGCTTTTTTTGGACAAGATATGGAAGGCCTTCCCCAACCCGAAGCCTTGTTTAATTTTTACACTATTCCGGAAGCCGATTTTTCTTCCATCTTTCAGGTACACCGCAATATTTTTATCGCAAGCATCCGGCCTGAACACACCCAACCTTATATTGAAACCAAACGCGACCTGTGGGCAAAACCACAGCGGGTCATAAAAATAAATGCCGCCTCCGATTCGGCTTTTTTGCGCTTGTTTCACGAACACAAAAATTCTTTCCTGAAATTGTACGATCAGGCCGAGAGGGAGCGCATACAAAAGGCTTACAGTTCGGTTACTGAACATACCATCAAGAATGAGATGGTTGAAAATTTTGGATTTTCACTCACTGTTCCATCGGGGTTTTATATTGCCAAAAAGTCGCAGGATTTTATGTGGATCCGACGGGAAACCTTAGAGTTTAGCCAGGCACTGCTCATTTATACCTACGACTATAAAGACACGGCTGATTTTAAGCAGAGGCCGGTTCTGGGCACTCGAGACTTTTTTACCAAACAACATGTGCCGGGCACTTTTGAAGGAACTTATATGTCCGTTGCCGGAGATTTTATCGTTCCGGTTTCACAGCGAATTGATTTTAATGGCCGTTTCGCAGTCGAAACCCGTGGCCTTTGGGAAATCAAAGGCGATTTTATGGGTGGGCCATTCATCAACTACACTTTAGTGAACGAAGCAGGAAACAAAATTGTGGCACTTGATGCCTATGTATACGCCCCCAATGAGAGAAAACGCGATCTCGTACGACAGCTTGAAGCCATTATTTACACTTACGAACCTGCAAAGAATTGA
- a CDS encoding DUF2147 domain-containing protein — protein MKKAITLIALAMLFAVATEVKAQADKIVGIYLAVDDEDNPNSQVKIFKSSNGKYYGEIVWLKDPLNDDGTQKVDDKNPDTKMHTRKIMGLRILNDFTYDKGDNEWSGGTIYSPKTGKTYKCYMSFEPDGKLKVRGYIGSSWMGLGKTVYWTKEADLRK, from the coding sequence ATGAAAAAAGCAATCACCCTCATCGCCTTGGCAATGCTGTTCGCAGTGGCCACAGAAGTTAAAGCACAGGCCGACAAAATTGTTGGCATCTACCTTGCAGTTGATGATGAAGACAATCCAAATTCGCAGGTAAAAATCTTCAAATCATCCAATGGAAAGTATTATGGAGAAATTGTCTGGTTAAAAGATCCTTTGAACGACGACGGTACTCAAAAAGTTGATGATAAAAACCCCGATACAAAAATGCACACCCGCAAAATTATGGGGCTTCGCATACTGAATGATTTTACTTACGACAAAGGTGACAACGAGTGGAGTGGCGGAACGATTTACAGCCCCAAAACCGGTAAAACCTATAAATGCTACATGTCGTTCGAACCCGACGGCAAACTTAAAGTGAGAGGTTATATAGGCAGTTCATGGATGGGGCTCGGTAAAACAGTTTATTGGACAAAGGAAGCAGATTTGAGAAAATAG